Below is a genomic region from Xiphophorus hellerii strain 12219 chromosome 1, Xiphophorus_hellerii-4.1, whole genome shotgun sequence.
ACAGGTGAAGGTGCCGTGTCCAATGCtggagctgattggctgaagcAAAAGCACCTCATCAAGGCTGAGAGTAAAGGCAGCACAAACAGTTTCCTAAGCACACCTTCAGCATCGTCCTCGGGATACATTACCTTTCACTCTGATTCTGTTGGCTCCACCACCTGAAGCAAAGCACCCATGTTGATATAAATAGTAGGACCTAATATCTAATTGAAAACCTCGGTGGGTTAAGAGAAGTGACAGGCTGGAACATATCGACCTTTTTACTTGTGCCATTATTCAGTTTTCTTACCTACCAGAGATAAGCATCTGCTAATCCTAGATGGCCTTAGGAACTTTGGACCTATTTTTTGACAGGGCCTTGATTTCATGTGTGGGCTGGTGACAATATTGATCAATCCAGCTATTTATCTGTCACAAAGCAAAATCTCCAGTGACAAACACTTTTCTGCCAGCACTGACACAAGGGAACAATTTTTAATTGGTGTGATCATTCCTGAATCATTGTTTCTGTCGTTTGGTGCTTATAGGaggataaaatattttcatgtggATTggtaaggattttttttactatgttttcttttgtcttcttttaaaATCTTGAACCTGAGTTGTGTTTTACTTGGCctgtaatgtatttttgttgtgtgGTACGAACACAAGCTTTCCTGAATACAGttcattttccttcagctttGCTTAAGTGCAGGAGTCATTTCAGCTTCTTTCGTTTTTAAATTACCAGTCACCACATAAAaccttttataaaacatttttcacataaaatggaaaatgagcTTTAATCCCTCTCCATTATTTGCCTAATTAACGGTTTCTGTGATCTTTTGAAAACGTGACGACCCATCctttataaaaaagtaaagagttatttttaaaatagaattCAGATgttatgtaaatatgaaaaacattgaatatttatgttttgggGAATTTCTGTTTATATGAAATATTTCCTCCCAAAGGTTTATCTTACTTGACTTTGGTGATAATGAGGCACAGATGTAGCTCATTACACAACAAACTGCTTTTAAGACAAATATGCAAGTTGTGTTTTCTACTCCCCCTCAATAATCTGACTTCACACCATGCTTTGATTCAGATGCACTATACATTTAGTTATTTCACAtgaatttaaaaagatgaaaagcaCAAATTATGAACCATAACATTCAGCTTACAAGTGACCTGGTTCTCCTGGGTGACATGTGAAAATGAATGGGCTTTGGAAGGTTTTGTCAGgctaatgtttgttttgcttaattgcaaaaaataaagtgaagatTAAATCAAAGTAAACCCCTATAATTTTTTAGAGGGATGCTGTAGCGCCTTGCAGAGACTCGCATCTTAtctcattacaaccacaaacctcagtgtattttattattttaagaaagACCAACAGGAAGGCCAAACATGTGAAGATTTTCCTCCTGGACTGCCCTGTTTTTAGCACCATGCATCTTGAGGTAAAAATGCTCAAACAGCATAATGCCGCCACCATAACGTCTCACTGTGAACATTGTGTGTTCAGCAGAACGTGATGTGTTAATATTCTGCCACAAATGGTGTTTTTCacacaagtaaaataaaaaagtaaaaaatctaattagttCCCATCTGAACAAGACTTTCTTTAGACATTACAGTTCTTATCAATCTGCAGTCTTCTTCTGAAGGCAGCTGGGAGCACTGGATTTTACTTACGGGTGTCAAAGTATTAAGGGACCTGAAATGCATACCAAATTTTTAGATTATAATTCATgtaacagaaattaaaaaatgtcagtcaTTGTCCATCCACTTAACATTTACACGCTACTTTGTGCTGATCTGTTGGACAAAATTTCATAAAACTAAGTTTACttctgtggttgtaatgtggtAAAGTGTCTTTAAACATCCTCAAGGGGTAGGAATGCTTTCACAAGTGACTTGACGATCTacgtttcttattttaaattcaaattttcagaaagtaaaatgCACTATAATTTCTAACATAGCAACACCTTTACTAAAAATCAACCATGTGTTTCTGCACAAATTCCAAATAAATCAGCAAACTACATTTCATCTCCTCCAAAGTGATAATTTGCTAAACTAATGCAATGAAGACAGTAAGTAGAAGACCCAGTTGGGAGCTTTGGGTGCTTGTGGATAGTAACTGTGAATGTGAATGTATTTGCACTAATAAAGTGCAGCTTATTAAGTAGGCATGAAGAACTGAAAGGATCCCCTTTTGCACCTTTATTTGtcataaaatttgtttttttgttttactgtcatCGTCCAAATGAATAAAGTAGCACTGATTGGgcatttatgcttttttttttttttttttaaaaaaagcagcttAGTTAAAATTTTGAGTGTTTCTTACCAATTTCAGACTATTCAGTCAAGCAACTTTGCTTAAACCTGCTTTCTTTGGGAAGCAAATCACCTCACACAGTCATATTTTGCTGTGGTATAggtatatatacattttttttcatttcattgtatttacaatattaaacattttttgtgacatATTCAAAAGTTTATTACTGAAATATGAATGACGttaaatgttagttttgttGAGTTGATGACTTTGTTAACATGATATGACTGATTAAATTCACATGAAAACACCTCTGAGTTTGTGTGTAGAATCGTtctagttcactggacttggaAACTGTTGATCTGATGATTAGTGTCTGGTTCTAAAGCCTGGATGAACATGAAATCTTGGAATGCTTTAAACAccggaggggaaaaaaataaggaacgtcttattttttttacctgttttaatcaaatgttgttaataatgtttttttgggcgtcttaatggatttctttcttttttctcatacCTTACACCTCTTTCCTAATAatctttattttgattaattttgtgaaacatcttgtttgttattttctcttttgttctttgtatttttatttaattagtaCTGGTCTCCGTTTTGTTACAATTTCAGGACTTTTTACAGTTTCAGATGCAGCCTTTGGTGGTACACTGTAAAAATCCATTTTGGAGGGTATTAAGTATTAgccaataaaatgatttaaatcttAACATGGTGAGGACCTTGGCTAAAGTACTTGCATATCTCTCAaaacttgcatttttaaagcaatCTTCTCATATCGAATGTGAGGATTGTAAAACCAATTACAGTTTGGAACGAGGTCTAGACTtcatacttttctttttcctgtatATTAGGTTCCACGCTTGTGTTCATTTTCTGTTCCGTGAGACTTCCCTAATCGTTAATTTGACTCAACAATGTTTAGTTGTCATGATGTTAGAGGATGATCCCTCTTCCTCCAACATCCTCAAtagtttgtaatattttttctgaatatgCAGAGTTTGGCTTTTACATAATGTGATGCAGCACCAGTCAGTCCAGAAGGAGTTGTTCCTAAACTTCAAACACAGGTTATGCCACCATGTTCTCTAAAGATAACTGTAAGGGTAGCCATCTTTTTTTGACACAGTCATTTCGGCTTAATTTTTCATAGAGGACACAAACTCCCGTCCAGGGACGTATTTTAATGACCAAACTAtggaatattaataataataaatacattgaaagtttgttttgtgtatatttattcattaaaaaaagcagtatttttttttagacacaCTTGCCAAAGAAGAAGATTGTTCAGGCAGGTGAACAACAAGGACGTACAAATAGATGTTCAGCAAAAGCCAATTAAACAAATGATTTAAAGTTTACGCATACAAAGCGACTGGTTTGAATTGACCTTTCTCCTGTTGTGTTGATGTCCTGAACAAGCTACCTAATCCCCAGGTTGCCTGCTCATCTGTGTGTTGGTGTATGCATGCGTGTGCAAATGTGATTGtagtttaaagtgctttaagtGATACTATATGACTGGCTATTTTCTTGTTATGTGCAATGggagaaattttttttacattttcaatgaCTTGTTGGCCTTTTCTCTGTTTATGCTTCTGTCTTATCATTTCAGACATTTCTGACTGACTGCTGGCCGTGTGGACTTGAAAGCATTTTGGTGAATTTGCACCGACTGCCCTATAGGTGGCAGTGTACGGAGTAACACGCTGAAATATGCCAGACAAGACAACTGCTTTTTGGTGCCCTCTGTGGGGATCACTTTGCATGATGGGCATAAACTATATCACAGGTTATTAATCTAAATTACTGATTTAGATATGATTCTGATAGAAATGTCGAATACTATTGAATCTACAGCCAGGTGAAGGTGAAGTAATCCTATGTGCTCTTCAGCTGGAATCAACCTGGAACTGAAAGTCATCATTACTCTCTGCCCCCGATGTGTGGATGAGTTATAAACCCTGTGTCGTCATTACCCGTCATGATACGTCAACTGCTAAAACTGCGCCTTCAAGGGCATCGTTTATCCGCAACAGGCCACAGAAAGGAGCGTCTGGAGCGCACTTCATCCACGTCTGGCCCGTTAGTTCCGCCCGGCTGACCGCAGTCTCATGCTAATAGAGGATTCTCTGCCTCCCTTCAGTTCTCATGTGCGTCCCTATTCTGGTGGCGCAAACTTGGAGAGTGAAACAATGTGTGGAAGAGTTCATAGAAGTCCTTAGAAAAAGCTGAAGTGCATTCAGTGAGCTCGTCACGTGACCCTCCCTTTATCGCATTAAACAAACTTTCCTGGTGCCTCTGGCCCCCAGAGGTCTTATTAGCAGAGCAGCTTTGACTTTGATGATGCGAGCTTTCCAGGCTGAGTTTTTAGGGGACGAATCAATCAAGCAAAGGGTTAGCACAACGGATATATTTCTCGAAATGACAATtacatttcaatattttggCTTCTACTTTTCCATGTCCTGTTTTATTACGCACCAGCTTCGTGTGGGAGGCAGATGCGTTATTTCAGTTTGCGCCATTCGAAAGAGCTTGTGGGCGTTTCTGCGATTCTCCTCGCTGTAAGGTGCCATCCTTCCCAGGATAGAGAGACGCTTTATGACAGCCCGGCCCAAGCAGCGGGAGAAAACTAAAGAGCGCTTTATGGGCGCAGACTGATTAATCTGCGGTGTTAAAGACACCTGCAGACCGCAGTCATCGCGCATCaggttgattttatttatttattttttcagtactGTTATATTTAAACGTACACAATATCatctggttttaaatattgactCAAACTCCACGAAATTACACTCTTTGGAATATGACAAGACTATGTTGCGCCTTTTTTTTTGCGTCAGAATGCAGAAATATTTACGAATGCATAAATATCAAACTTTTGTTCACTTGTAAAAACAAGTGTTAGTCTACACATTACCGACTTGTTCCGCCCTTAGTTTTAAAATGCTTGATCTTACTCAATGTTGCAACCAAATCTGTGGAGTCTGGGATTAAATGCGCCATTGTCCCCCTGCAGCCACCGTCTCCAGCTCCTGCGGACTTTGATGAAGGATCCTGGCGTGTAATTCGCAGCTTATAGCAGAAAATCGCCACGCTGTCCGACAAGCGTCCGATTTCCCCGCTCCTGTTTCGGTACTTATGCGTGAAAGCGGAGGAGAATGAAGCAGAGCGTCCACGTCCGATGCGTTTCATGtcatactttgtttttttcccccttccaactctgggaaggaaaaaaaaagtgactgcGCGACAAAGACGAGAGAAGGACAGAAAAAGCTCCAGAAGAGCCGcgaaaatgaaggaaaactctgaaactgaattttgaTGATGTTTTCCAATATCCTGATCTTAATggatttctttctgttttctatatctcacacatcttttttaaaaaataatctttattatattttaatttcttttgtggcgcatcttgtttttgttatgttcTGTTTAATTCTtcgtatttttatttcatttgtctCGGTCCCGGTTTTGTTCCAGTTTCAggacttttttcagtttcagatgCAACCTTTACTGTCAAACTCCATTTTGGAGGGTATTGTTTAAATCTTAATCAAGCATGTTATTTTGAAATGGTTCTAGATAGTACTAGATATTgctttctttacaaaaaaaaccccaaaacaaaacaaatcttaccTACATTGGTTAGATCATGATTGAAAACATCACCTtagtgaaagtaaaaaagaaaataaaaaatctgcctCAAGACTTGAGCGTCAATTAATTGAAACTTAAGCTAGAATCTAGTTTTAACTGAGAGTTTAAGTTTAGATCCGCCTTAATGAATGATAACATTATATTAAAGTCAAACTGGCTTGAAGCTGAACATTGTAATTGCCATTTTAGCTGCGACTCTCAAAATAGGTTCCTGCCTAAAGGCCAAATAGGTGCATCACtatttcagaaacttttttatgttttagtcaCAGATcggttctgtttttgtttgtttcttttcgGAGAAGTACAACTAAcaggaaaacaaatttaatgattattttgatTTAACTGACTGTAGGTGTCTTTTAGGTGATAAATTAGTTACATGAATTACCCAAAGAATTACTGAGCGAACTGTAACAGCTTCTTATCTTTTCTGCAGACGCaggaaactttattttgttttgtttttagatattcGACATCTTTTAGTTCggtttgtctttcttttcagAATTTGGACCATCCAGTTTTCACTTTGTGCTGCTCTGTGGAAAATACAACTCTGGAATTAAGGGACCCGATCACAACGGAGTACAGCTGTTCATGTTTATTGGTGTtcacctttttaaaatattctcatGATTTTTTCTGACCTCCAAATAAGTGATTTTACGACTCGACTAATAAAGGCTCgaaatgtcttttttcatttttttaaagcttttgcacgataaactgaaaacagtataataaaaaaacaaataaaaaaacaaacaaatgatgtTTGGTCAAAGTTTTATCACTTTCTCTTCTTATTTCCAAGTTACATGAACAACTCGGTCAATATTTCgacaattttattaataaaataatacataagTGAGCTTAATAACACGGTGGTGAAAATCTACAGTGCAATCATAAACATTCAGTGAGTGAGTTTCCCCATCGGCTTCACCAGGGCCGCCACACATGGCGCTCCGTGTTCCCAGCGTCAAGCCGCGGACTGGCGCACTCAGGGTTCCTGTGACGGCTGCTTTGCGTCTCCATGTTTCCCGTGGGAGCTTTCTGCGCTAAAACACGGGTCTGTTTGGCGTCAAATAACTTGTTCGTGTCTTCGATGGCTAAAGAGGAAACCGTGAGAGCCGTTCGGAGTTTCGGTATTACAGATCTGGTCGGGTTCCTCTCTCCTTCGTGTCCATTTGCGCTCGGCAGCCGAAGCCtccccgcctcctcctcctcctccgccgccgccgccgccgcctcaGGTTGGCTCGGGTCGCTGTCCGTGGTGCTGGACGCTTCACCTCTCCGCCGAGAGCGACACAGCTTGTTGGAGAGCTGCGACATCACCCAGCGCTCACTGCCGCTCAGGTGATCAGCCAGCAGCAGGTACTGGTTGACGTTTGCCAGGCAGTTCCGGAAGCCCAGCTGGTAATCAGGAAGCTCAGAAGCACCGGCGGAAACTGCGGCAAATATCGAGGTGGAAAGAAGAGCTGAATAATGTATGGAAACACGTTTTGCTGCTTTAATAACCCAGATTAAGTTAGCAACTCACTGCTCTGAATCTTTTGGAGGTTCCTCAGATGTTTCACCGTGAGCTCTAAGATGTCGGCTTTCTCCAGCTTGCGCTTTCGAATCTgagaaaaaacagtttgataGAAATCGTCACGTTTGGATCACTCGGGTAAAGTTACATCTTTTAGAAGCCCAGACATGTCGCCCGCACTCACACTGCTGCTGTAGTAGCTCTCCAGAAGCGACTTCAACTCGTCCAGACACTGGTTTATCCGCGCTCTTCGCTTCTTCTCCATGAGAGGTTTTGAAACCTGTAGAAAGGTCAGGCGCAGGTTAATTTCTGCAGCTTGAGTCTTTACGTCCCCCCCCCTTCCATCGACTTTCATTATATCTATACCTTGTTTCCGGATTTGCCCTTTTCACCACATTCTGATGTTGCcaccattctttttttttttttttttagtccagATTTTTGATTTACTCTGCTTGAAGTGAATTTCTTTCCCTCTCCGCTGCCCTGAGCGGAGAATCCGGGGAAGCTTTTTATAGGCGCACCCACTTAACATGTCAATACAAACCATCCCGCCTGTCTCCTGCTGCTCAAATGAACATCAATGGCGTCATTCACCAGCACAAGCCAACCACCACCGCGGACCAACACAACAAgaacagcaaacattttaaaaactgttttaatttattgacatAATCAAGCAAGAATGATTGTCTATAtttaactttattgtttttttctcgcTCCACATTCtgggtgtattttttttaattgtatatgACACTTAAGATAAAGAATTAGGCTAATATTAAAgcgtttttaaattaataatgaaGATCTCACATTGTATTCAGCTTCCCAAATTCAATCATTTGTGGGGCTGCTTTGTGCTGCATTCACAACTACAAGATATTCCAGCGCTGAACTTccagaaactgattttttttttttttttttgcttcacgcgcagaaaaataaaacccatccccacagcatgacgatGCCACCACCACATTTTCTAGTGAGGGTGATCGGCCACGTGCCGTTTACGTTTTCCACCACAAACAGTGTTTTGCACATGTAATACTTACAGTAGGTTCACTGTTAGTGTTGATAAAGCCGCGCGCCTTTACGCGTTTTCAAGCTGCAAACAGGTGTGACTTTGTCTAAACAACGCATTCTTCTGTCTTTAATGTTGTTCATTAATGTTTGTGGCACACATGACTGTTCCCGTCTTATGCAAGACTCGGTATTTTTGCGCATAATTGCGGAGAATTGTATCCATCAGGTTGTGCAAACTAATGGAAAAGTAACACAAGCTTTACTCACACGAGTAAAGCCCGAGTTTATATGAAATAGGCACAAAAGCGGTCAACAGATCAAGCAGGCAGATTGATGGTCGGCCTACTACTGTATGTTTATCTGCACACGTCCAAAAATCAACGTGTGGGGGCGCgcgaaaaaaaagcacacacagaaagagaagCGTAAAAATGATAAAGGTAACCATAGCGGCTGCTCTTGGAGTGCAGAGAGGGAAGTGTTGACTCTTGCATTCAGGCTTTTATGTGTGAGTTTCACGCCACCTGGTTCAAGGCAGCACCGTGATAATTCCCCACCATGTCCACACAAGATTCTGATTTTCTGGTGCGCgctgattgtaaaaaaaaaggaaaaaaaaaagaaacgaaaCAAAACTTCTGCATCCGAAGAATGCTGGTATCAGTCAAACTCCTTTGCTTTGACTGAGTTTGACTGTCAAAGCAAACTTGACAGTCAAACTCGTTGCCACAGTAGAAacgacaaaaataaacaaacgcAACACCTGCTTAAGTTGGAAAGTGAAACGTGAACTTTACGGACgttttctgatttctttggGACTTTTCGGATTCTTTGGCTTTTGTGCGTCAGCAGTTTTTTGTCTTCGTGGCATGCGGGTTCGGTGAGGCACCGAGGAGAATTGCGGGCCGCCCCCTCGTCCTTAGACTCTCGCCTCGCGATTTGCCACACTGCTCTCTGAAAGGGGTTAACTCTTGGGAAAGCCGTGCCATTTGAAACAATGCGCTGACTTCAGGCTCGAGGAGGCTCCGTGCGCGTCCTGCGTGCGCGCGCCCACACAAGACCGCATGAAAACACTTCAATGTGTCTGAGCTTATAGATACCGTCTCACTTGCAGCGCCAAAGTTTAGAGTCGTGCTGCCAATGTTCTCACAGGGGCATAAGGAGAACTATCGACTTTTTCCTTCCGCGCTAACCAAAGAAAGTTGCCTTAAGCACGTTGTAGAAGAacgttttattttgatttggcTTTAATTCCCGGCTAGGACTGCACTGTAAAAGTTGCATTTGGATGCATTGAATATCAGTCATTCAAATTATTGACGTGAACGTAAGAATTTCCACAAACGCGGTCAACAAGAGCTGGATCACAATGTCATTGTGATACCTTAGCAGAGTTCAATTTTGTTGATTTAACTCtgctaaatatttgaaaagagACACAAAGCCACAACTGCACATTAGCCCTTAATCATAaatcatttcttatttcttacCCAAATGAAAGAAGATCGTTTTATGGGGTTTATGGGATCAAAGACGTTCCCCTCCATGCAACAGGAATAGATTCGTAAGAGTTTCtgtatatttcaaacatttctgtttgggACTCGACAGATCGAAGCTTCAACCAAATCCCACTTTAGAAACGCATGGACTCCAACTGATGCATAGGGCTGTcggtcatttttttaattacattaaaaaaaaaaatactaattgaATAAAAACCGAGAAATTGCCTGCAAAGGCTGTGACGCTATAACTCAGTATGAAATCTGTTCGGGATGCTCTGGTCTAAGTAGCCTTTCTGGTGGCTTTTTGTCCAGGCGTTGCGGCACATAATCATCGTTTTCacgcctgtttttttttttttttccttccccctCCCGCACAGCACCGTGGAGAGTTGATTTTGACGTGCAGTCCTAAAAGCAGTTGTTGCCTctcttgttttttccccccacatatGTTTTTTGCACCCCTAATTACAGGCTTCACCTCTGATTACTcgctttaatttaaattagtgTTGGGTTACTATTAGTGACCGTTTCTAAAGCGTGCCCTGTGGCAGATGACTGCAGGaagctttaagaaaaaaaaaaaaacctcttgcAATTCTTCCACATGGTGTTGCGCCACATCTATCCATAAGAAAAGCGCAGCAAGAAACGCGCGCGTCAAATGGAGACAATAATGTGAGTTGCCATTAAATGACACGCTAGGTGTATGTTTATAAAAGGGATCGGACCTCTTCTCCCACTGTCACTTTTCAGCCGCGGGTCATTCATTAACCCGGCCGGACCTTTGTCATGGATTCCCGCCGGAGGAGACGCGACAAAACCGCAGTAATAATTGGACTGTTTGGGGAACTTGTTAACAACAATTAGCGCGTCAATTATGCAATTACTGCAATAAACCGCTTCCCCGCCGAAAAGAAAGCGATGCATCTGCAAGTCAATGGCTACAGGCGAAGCCCCGACCGTCATTAATAGACGAAAGCAAAGATTTTAGCAGAAAACACGCGGAAACCAACGTGGCTCTTTACACCAGGGGTTGGCAGCCTTTCCAACCCAAAAAGCAATATTTATCCATGCCTCCCTCAACATAGAACTTGCATTAAACGTCCTCGACAATGTATTTTACTAcatatatgaaataaaacatcttgaaaTCGCTTCGGTCGGGCGGATGGATAAACGGATGGAATAATTGGATGAAGAAAATGTCAAGAAGTCCAAATAT
It encodes:
- the her3 gene encoding hairy-related 3 isoform X1; this translates as MKVDGRGGDVKTQAAEINLRLTFLQVSKPLMEKKRRARINQCLDELKSLLESYYSSSIRKRKLEKADILELTVKHLRNLQKIQSISAGASELPDYQLGFRNCLANVNQYLLLADHLSGSERWVMSQLSNKLCRSRRRGEASSTTDSDPSQPEAAAAAAEEEEEAGRLRLPSANGHEGERNPTRSVIPKLRTALTVSSLAIEDTNKLFDAKQTRVLAQKAPTGNMETQSSRHRNPECASPRLDAGNTERHVWRPW
- the her3 gene encoding hairy-related 3 isoform X2, yielding MVATSECGEKGKSGNKVSKPLMEKKRRARINQCLDELKSLLESYYSSSIRKRKLEKADILELTVKHLRNLQKIQSISAGASELPDYQLGFRNCLANVNQYLLLADHLSGSERWVMSQLSNKLCRSRRRGEASSTTDSDPSQPEAAAAAAEEEEEAGRLRLPSANGHEGERNPTRSVIPKLRTALTVSSLAIEDTNKLFDAKQTRVLAQKAPTGNMETQSSRHRNPECASPRLDAGNTERHVWRPW